Below is a genomic region from Vicinamibacterales bacterium.
AGGTCGCAACAAGGGAACCAAAGCTGAGATTGCTTCGCTGTTGCGACACCGCCCGCATCTTCGCGTGGATGAAAAAGCTGGCCAGAAAATCACCGGCCATCCAGGCGAACATCACCCAGAGCGATTCGAGCCCGCTGGCATAGGTGTAGCCGATGGCCCCGATGAACATGTAGCCACTGTTGTTGGTGGCCATCGCAGAGAGACCAACGAGCCAGGGACTGACCGAGCGGCTGGCGACCAGGTAGTCAACGCTGCTCCTGTCGCTGCGAAGCGTCGAGGCGACGCCGATGGCAACAAACATCGCCAGGAAGATGACGAAGCTCGTGATGATCATGGTCGGCTCTTTACACCCACGCCGCTTCCGGTGGCGGCGCGGTGCAGACCTAGATCCTACAGCTGCCTAGCGGGGAATGGAATGCGGCAGCCTGCCACTCAGCCGGCAAACGCCGCGAGGTGTACGAGGCTGTCTTCCACGAGGAGCGCCCCACTGGTCGCATCATTCCCGCCGAAACGGGCGTCCCATCCCATCCCGACGCTCGGCCACCCCTTCCAGGAGCCGGCACAGAGATGCTCGATGAGGTCCTCCGGGGAGCGTCGAGTCCTGTCCGCCGGCTTCCCCTTCTCGATCGCATCGATGGCCCAGCTCCGAACGAGTCGTGGACTGAACGTGCGCCACGTGGAGCTGGCATCGAACAGTTCCACGCCACATTCGTGCCCATCCAGCGTGAAGACCGCTCCGACCTGATGCTCCACCGGAGTGCACCGGTCCACGAACCTGTCCAGGCGATTGCTCCGGTCGGCGTAGATATCCTCCATCGCGTCAGTGTCTGAGGACACCCCCATGCGCTGCGCCTTCTGCGAGATCTCATCCCACACCGCACCCTGGTCCGCACGGGGAGGCTGTTCCATACGCAGCTGCTGCGAAACGTGACGCATTTTGGTTGCCCGCGCCGTCTGGTGCATCATGTGGTCGCTTGTCCTGAACACGCCAGGCCGAGTGGACCATCGGCCCTGCTCAACACACGTCACCGGAATCGTCGTCTTGGATTTTGGTGCCACCATGATGCTCAGGTTCACGATGCGATTCTGCTTTGCCCCGAGCAGCTGTTCCCCGTCCACAATCAGCACCGGCAGCGAACCCTTGTTGATTACGTGCAGTTCCGGTACACGTCCGGAATCGGAAACCTCCTGAACCGAGCACTCACCACGGGCGAGCGCCTCCGCGAGCGTGAGATACTGCGCCTTCCCCGCTGCCGGATACAGTAACGGTGTCATGCCGAGCCGGTCCTCCGTGAGCGTGTCCCCGCGTTGAACCTGTCGTAAAGCGATTTTGATTGTCTCCATATTGCCCTCCTTGGCCATGAATCAACAGA
It encodes:
- a CDS encoding DUF6569 family protein; translated protein: METIKIALRQVQRGDTLTEDRLGMTPLLYPAAGKAQYLTLAEALARGECSVQEVSDSGRVPELHVINKGSLPVLIVDGEQLLGAKQNRIVNLSIMVAPKSKTTIPVTCVEQGRWSTRPGVFRTSDHMMHQTARATKMRHVSQQLRMEQPPRADQGAVWDEISQKAQRMGVSSDTDAMEDIYADRSNRLDRFVDRCTPVEHQVGAVFTLDGHECGVELFDASSTWRTFSPRLVRSWAIDAIEKGKPADRTRRSPEDLIEHLCAGSWKGWPSVGMGWDARFGGNDATSGALLVEDSLVHLAAFAG